The following are encoded in a window of Ruminiclostridium herbifermentans genomic DNA:
- the ppdK gene encoding pyruvate, phosphate dikinase, whose protein sequence is MSKYVYLFNEGNAKMRNLLGGKGANLAEMTGLGLPVPRGFTVTTEACTRYYSDGKTIAKEIENEIYEMLEKTEKVVGKKFGDPTNPFLVSVRSGARASMPGMMDTILNLGLNDLVVEGLAKLTSNERFAYDSYRRFIQMFSDVVMEVEKAKFEKILDDVKEENNAKFDTDLSAENLKEVVKRYKVLFKNEKGFDFPQDPKTQLMEAIKAVFRSWDNPRAIYYRRLNDIPGDWGTAVNVQEMVYGNMGNNSGTGVAFTRNPSTGEKKLYGEFLMNAQGEDVVAGIRTPQPMEQMKEVNPAAYEEFVKIAGILEKHYRDMQDMEFTIENGKLFMLQTRNGKRTAAAALKIAVDLVEENMITKEEAIMKVDPKQLDAILHPNFDAKALKAATVIAKGLPASPGAATGKIYFTAEDATEAAKKGESKLILVRLETSPEDIEGMHVSQGILTGRGGMTSHAAVVARGMGTCCVAGCSDIKINEEEKYFIDKNGKKYVEGDWISLDGSTGNVYGEQLPTVEPEVTGDFATLMKWADEIRTLKVRTNADTPADAEQAMKFGAEGIGLCRTEHMFFNADRISAMREMIVSRTEEQRRKALDKLLPMQRSDFEGLFTAMKGYPVTIRFLDPPLHEFLPQEDEDIDALAKEMGMSFDELKSIVLSLHEFNPMMGHRGCRLAVSYPEIAEMQTRAVIEAAINVNKKGMSVIPEIMIPLVGDVKELKFVKEVVVKTANEVIEKAGVKLEYKVGTMIEIPRAALTADEIAKEAEFFSFGTNDLTQMTFGFSRDDAGKFLDDYYSKKIYESDPFARIDQTGVGKLIDMAAKLGRQTRPDIKLGICGEHGGDPSSVEFCQNAGLNYVSCSPFRVPIARLAAAQATLKEKLGG, encoded by the coding sequence ATGTCAAAATATGTTTATCTTTTCAATGAAGGGAATGCAAAAATGAGAAATCTTCTTGGAGGAAAAGGTGCTAACTTAGCCGAGATGACTGGTTTAGGACTTCCGGTTCCAAGAGGGTTTACTGTAACTACTGAGGCTTGTACAAGATATTATAGCGATGGCAAGACTATTGCAAAAGAAATTGAAAATGAGATTTATGAAATGCTAGAAAAGACAGAAAAAGTTGTTGGTAAGAAATTCGGAGATCCAACAAATCCATTTTTAGTTTCTGTCAGATCTGGTGCAAGAGCTTCAATGCCTGGCATGATGGACACAATTCTAAATCTTGGGTTAAATGATTTAGTTGTAGAGGGACTTGCAAAGCTTACTAGTAACGAAAGATTTGCATATGACAGCTACAGAAGATTCATTCAGATGTTCTCTGATGTAGTAATGGAAGTTGAAAAAGCTAAGTTTGAAAAAATACTTGACGATGTAAAAGAAGAAAACAATGCAAAATTTGATACGGATTTATCAGCAGAAAACTTAAAGGAAGTTGTAAAGAGGTATAAAGTACTATTTAAAAATGAAAAAGGGTTTGATTTTCCACAAGACCCAAAAACACAGCTTATGGAAGCAATAAAGGCTGTTTTCCGTTCTTGGGACAACCCTCGTGCTATTTATTATAGAAGATTAAATGATATTCCTGGAGATTGGGGTACAGCAGTAAATGTACAGGAAATGGTTTATGGAAATATGGGCAATAATTCAGGAACAGGTGTTGCCTTTACTAGAAATCCCTCAACAGGTGAAAAGAAGCTCTATGGTGAGTTTTTAATGAATGCACAGGGAGAGGATGTTGTTGCAGGTATCAGAACTCCTCAACCAATGGAGCAAATGAAGGAGGTTAATCCTGCTGCATATGAAGAGTTTGTAAAGATTGCTGGTATATTGGAAAAGCACTATAGAGATATGCAGGATATGGAGTTTACAATAGAAAATGGTAAGCTATTTATGCTTCAAACCAGAAATGGTAAGAGAACAGCTGCGGCAGCGTTAAAAATTGCAGTTGACTTAGTGGAAGAAAACATGATTACTAAGGAAGAAGCAATTATGAAGGTTGATCCTAAGCAGTTAGATGCTATTCTACATCCTAATTTTGACGCTAAGGCACTAAAAGCAGCAACTGTAATTGCTAAAGGACTTCCAGCATCACCTGGTGCTGCAACAGGTAAGATTTACTTCACAGCAGAGGACGCTACAGAAGCTGCTAAAAAAGGTGAAAGCAAACTTATACTTGTTAGACTTGAAACTTCACCAGAAGATATAGAGGGTATGCATGTATCACAGGGAATATTAACTGGTCGCGGAGGTATGACCTCACATGCTGCAGTTGTAGCTCGTGGTATGGGTACTTGTTGTGTTGCTGGCTGTAGTGATATAAAAATAAATGAAGAAGAGAAATATTTCATTGACAAGAATGGAAAGAAGTATGTAGAAGGTGATTGGATATCATTAGATGGCTCAACTGGTAATGTTTACGGAGAACAGCTGCCAACTGTTGAACCAGAAGTGACTGGAGATTTTGCTACACTTATGAAGTGGGCGGATGAAATAAGAACATTAAAAGTAAGAACAAATGCTGATACTCCTGCTGATGCTGAGCAAGCAATGAAGTTTGGAGCAGAAGGTATAGGTCTTTGCCGTACAGAGCATATGTTCTTTAATGCTGATAGAATTTCTGCAATGAGAGAAATGATTGTATCAAGGACAGAAGAGCAAAGAAGAAAAGCTCTTGATAAGCTTTTGCCAATGCAGAGAAGCGATTTTGAGGGCCTATTTACTGCAATGAAAGGCTATCCTGTAACTATCAGATTCTTAGACCCACCATTGCATGAATTCCTACCACAAGAGGATGAAGATATCGATGCTCTTGCAAAGGAAATGGGAATGTCATTTGATGAGTTAAAGAGTATAGTTCTTAGCTTACATGAATTTAACCCAATGATGGGACATAGAGGCTGTCGTTTAGCAGTATCTTACCCTGAAATTGCTGAAATGCAGACAAGGGCCGTTATAGAAGCTGCTATCAATGTAAATAAAAAAGGGATGTCAGTTATACCTGAAATAATGATTCCATTAGTAGGAGATGTAAAAGAATTAAAATTTGTAAAAGAAGTTGTGGTAAAAACTGCTAATGAAGTTATTGAAAAAGCAGGTGTCAAACTAGAATATAAAGTTGGAACAATGATAGAAATACCTAGAGCGGCACTTACAGCCGATGAAATTGCTAAAGAAGCTGAGTTCTTCTCATTTGGTACAAATGACTTAACCCAAATGACTTTTGGATTTAGTAGAGATGATGCAGGCAAGTTCTTGGATGATTACTATTCAAAGAAAATTTATGAGTCAGATCCATTTGCTAGGATCGATCAAACTGGAGTTGGCAAACTGATTGATATGGCAGCTAAACTTGGTAGACAGACAAGACCTGATATCAAGCTTGGAATCTGTGGTGAGCATGGAGGAGATCCTTCATCAGTTGAATTCTGTCAGAATGCTGGACTCAACTATGTATCATGTTCGCCTTTCCGCGTGCCAATAGCAAGACTTGCTGCTGCACAAGCAACTCTAAAGGAAAAGCTAGGCGGCTGA
- a CDS encoding putative bifunctional diguanylate cyclase/phosphodiesterase — protein MKHSNSLPQKKQLPKWTIVISIIIYFIIFIANMQINKFDISLMIGESRIHSLSISGILGQLQMFILVIMVTYFQKQGFTTAIILSIIQIFILISTIIRVNSYSPVSGLAAQITNISVVFIIYIYLKQLDMHSKTITKYAVTDALTGLPNRRAFNDYISTLIENHNSETENFALIMVDLDDFKNINDSVGHDLGDEVLCQVAKRWNYVKNKNEFIARLGGDEFIIIIKNYVSVEDLTQNIKKYSNALSERFIVKDNYFYVSASFGVSLFPRDSKDSSEIFRFADAAMYYSKNISNEDICLYTPSITEMIENNVILEQKVRKALDDNNLYFVLQPQFDTKTKQLRGFETLARMKDENGNQISPNLFIPIAEKTGIITRIDNWIIYNTMLFFRKILDKTTEKYILSVNISVLHLLNKDFLDEIKQMLDETGFPPEQLEIEITESVFISSISKAVEILNELKKIGIRIALDDFGTGYSSLSYLAKLPINMLKIDKSFVDDLLISESGRNYVNAIISIGHIMNFEVLSEGVELQEQLDILANLGSDYIQGYVWGKPMETNDVIKLIDIIEKDS, from the coding sequence ATGAAACATAGTAATAGCCTTCCCCAAAAAAAGCAACTCCCAAAATGGACAATAGTAATCTCAATAATTATTTATTTTATTATTTTCATAGCAAATATGCAAATTAATAAGTTTGATATTTCTTTAATGATAGGAGAATCTCGCATACATTCATTGTCCATAAGTGGTATTTTAGGACAACTTCAAATGTTTATTCTCGTTATCATGGTTACATATTTTCAAAAACAAGGATTTACTACTGCAATAATTCTTTCTATTATTCAAATATTTATACTTATTTCAACTATAATTAGGGTTAACTCTTACTCGCCTGTTTCAGGATTAGCTGCTCAGATTACAAATATTAGTGTTGTATTTATAATCTATATATATTTAAAGCAACTGGACATGCATTCAAAAACTATAACTAAGTACGCAGTCACCGATGCACTGACAGGACTGCCTAATCGCCGTGCCTTCAATGATTATATATCTACGCTTATCGAAAATCACAATTCTGAAACTGAGAATTTTGCATTAATCATGGTTGACTTGGACGATTTTAAAAACATTAATGATTCAGTTGGACATGATTTAGGTGATGAAGTTCTATGTCAAGTTGCAAAAAGGTGGAATTATGTTAAGAATAAAAATGAATTTATTGCCAGGCTTGGTGGTGATGAATTTATAATAATTATAAAAAATTATGTCTCTGTAGAGGATCTAACTCAAAACATAAAAAAATACTCTAACGCTCTGTCAGAGAGATTCATTGTAAAAGATAATTATTTTTATGTTTCAGCAAGTTTTGGTGTATCCCTGTTTCCTAGAGACTCAAAAGATTCATCAGAAATATTTCGTTTTGCCGATGCTGCAATGTATTATTCAAAGAATATCAGCAACGAAGATATTTGTTTGTATACACCTTCTATAACTGAAATGATAGAAAATAATGTTATACTAGAGCAAAAGGTTAGAAAGGCATTAGATGATAATAATTTGTACTTCGTATTACAGCCACAATTTGATACTAAAACAAAACAACTCAGAGGCTTTGAAACACTAGCTCGTATGAAAGATGAAAATGGTAATCAAATAAGCCCTAATTTGTTTATTCCAATTGCAGAAAAAACGGGAATTATTACTAGAATTGATAACTGGATTATATACAATACCATGTTATTTTTCAGAAAAATATTAGATAAGACTACTGAAAAATACATACTTTCAGTAAATATTTCTGTACTGCATTTATTGAATAAAGACTTTTTAGATGAAATTAAACAGATGCTTGATGAAACTGGATTCCCTCCAGAACAACTTGAAATTGAAATTACAGAATCAGTATTTATTTCTTCTATATCAAAAGCAGTTGAAATACTTAATGAATTAAAGAAAATTGGAATTCGTATAGCACTTGATGACTTTGGAACCGGTTATTCATCACTCAGTTATTTAGCTAAACTCCCTATCAATATGCTTAAAATTGATAAATCTTTTGTTGATGATCTTCTTATTAGTGAATCTGGAAGAAATTATGTTAATGCCATTATTTCAATTGGTCATATAATGAATTTTGAAGTCCTATCAGAAGGTGTTGAACTGCAAGAGCAGCTTGATATCCTTGCTAATCTTGGGAGTGATTATATTCAAGGTTATGTTTGGGGTAAGCCTATGGAGACAAATGATGTCATAAAGCTAATTGACATTATTGAAAAGGATAGCTAG
- a CDS encoding flavin reductase: MSFKEIKVEDLLFNPFKKIGKEWMLISAGNNEKFNTMTASWGGLGIMWGKNVATTYIRPQRYTKEFVDANETFTISFYDEAYKKALNICGTVSGRDTNKVEQAGLTPYFIDGTVAFEEANMILICKKQYHCDMTPDNFDEKENDDKWYPSKDYHTMYISEIIKVLVKE, encoded by the coding sequence ATGAGTTTTAAAGAAATTAAGGTAGAAGATTTGTTATTTAATCCATTTAAAAAGATAGGTAAAGAGTGGATGCTGATATCGGCAGGTAATAATGAGAAGTTCAACACAATGACAGCCAGCTGGGGTGGCCTTGGAATTATGTGGGGAAAGAATGTTGCAACAACTTATATACGTCCTCAAAGATACACTAAGGAGTTTGTTGATGCAAATGAAACTTTTACAATTTCATTTTATGATGAAGCCTACAAGAAGGCTCTAAACATATGTGGGACAGTATCGGGAAGAGATACAAATAAAGTAGAGCAAGCTGGCTTAACACCATACTTTATAGATGGAACAGTTGCTTTTGAAGAAGCTAACATGATTCTGATATGTAAAAAACAATACCATTGTGATATGACTCCTGACAATTTTGATGAAAAAGAAAATGATGATAAATGGTATCCTTCTAAAGATTATCATACTATGTATATATCAGAAATTATTAAAGTTTTGGTAAAAGAGTAA
- a CDS encoding putative bifunctional diguanylate cyclase/phosphodiesterase codes for MTQYNSFDKEFSKSIQLPSKSIQLPSWTMIFPILFYILIMITTTYINRYQINLTLFNIVFHYLTISGMLTQLQMFLLIIMVIFYRKKGFQNVVTICIIHTIILAIPFIFLQAYSSIAGLAAISTCITVTLLIYLYLKKLDLNQNIIAEFALTDTLTGLPNRRKFNDYLIRLISDCNDDSFKFALVIVDINDFKNINDSVGHDAGDEVLCQVVERWKMVQGKNDFIARLGGDEFIIILENYGSEYDLKQSIKKYSVAISDRFVVKDTYFYITASFGVALYPLDSRDSTELFRFADAAMYYAKNISSMDICLYNSSMTESIEYNVALEQKIRRALEDDKLYFVLQPQYDTKTKRLRGFETLARLNDENGNPISPAMFIPIAEKTGLITSIDNWIIRNTMIFFKKVLNKTDKDLLLSVNISVLHLLNKGFIDEIKLMLQETEFPPNQLEIEITESVFISSISKAIEILNELKNMGIRIALDDFGTGYSSLSYLTKLPIDILKIDKSFIDELLVSDSGRNYVAAIISIGHIMNFSVLSEGVEIQDQLDILANLGSDYIQGYVWGKPMNTSDVLKLIGITEEL; via the coding sequence ATGACACAATATAATTCATTTGATAAGGAGTTTTCAAAATCAATACAATTGCCATCAAAATCAATTCAATTACCAAGCTGGACTATGATTTTTCCTATTCTTTTTTATATATTAATTATGATAACTACAACTTATATTAATAGATATCAAATCAATTTAACATTATTTAATATAGTTTTTCATTACTTAACAATTAGTGGGATGTTAACTCAATTACAAATGTTTCTTCTCATAATAATGGTTATATTTTATAGAAAAAAAGGATTTCAAAATGTCGTTACAATTTGTATTATTCATACTATTATTTTAGCAATTCCGTTTATTTTCCTTCAAGCATATTCATCAATTGCTGGATTAGCGGCAATATCTACATGCATAACTGTAACCTTATTAATCTATCTATACTTAAAGAAGTTAGACCTCAATCAAAATATCATTGCAGAATTTGCTCTTACTGATACACTTACAGGTCTTCCCAACCGCCGCAAATTCAATGACTATTTGATAAGACTAATTTCAGACTGTAATGATGATAGCTTTAAATTTGCATTAGTTATAGTAGATATAAATGATTTTAAAAACATTAATGATTCAGTTGGACATGATGCAGGAGATGAAGTTCTCTGTCAAGTGGTAGAACGATGGAAAATGGTTCAGGGAAAGAATGATTTTATAGCAAGGCTTGGCGGTGATGAATTTATCATAATTTTAGAAAATTATGGTTCGGAGTATGATCTAAAACAGAGTATTAAAAAATATTCTGTAGCCATATCCGATAGATTTGTAGTAAAGGACACTTACTTCTATATTACAGCTAGTTTTGGTGTCGCTCTCTATCCACTAGACTCAAGGGATTCCACAGAATTGTTCCGTTTTGCTGATGCAGCTATGTATTATGCAAAAAATATCAGCAGCATGGATATATGTCTGTATAATTCATCTATGACCGAATCAATTGAATATAATGTAGCTTTAGAACAAAAAATTAGAAGGGCTTTAGAAGATGATAAACTATACTTTGTATTGCAGCCACAATATGATACTAAAACAAAAAGGCTTAGAGGCTTTGAAACTCTGGCTCGACTTAACGACGAAAATGGAAATCCTATAAGCCCTGCAATGTTTATTCCAATTGCAGAAAAAACTGGTCTAATAACAAGTATTGATAACTGGATTATTCGTAATACAATGATTTTTTTTAAAAAAGTTCTTAATAAAACTGATAAAGACCTGTTGCTTTCAGTGAACATATCTGTATTACATTTACTGAATAAAGGTTTTATTGATGAAATTAAACTCATGCTTCAAGAAACAGAATTCCCTCCAAATCAGCTTGAAATTGAGATTACAGAATCTGTATTTATTTCATCAATATCTAAAGCAATTGAAATATTAAATGAATTAAAAAATATGGGTATCCGAATAGCACTTGATGATTTCGGAACAGGATATTCATCACTCAGTTATTTAACTAAGCTTCCAATTGATATACTTAAGATTGACAAGTCCTTTATAGATGAGCTTCTTGTCAGCGATTCCGGTAGAAATTATGTTGCAGCAATTATTTCCATAGGGCATATAATGAATTTTTCGGTATTATCTGAAGGTGTAGAAATTCAAGACCAGCTAGATATACTTGCTAATTTAGGAAGTGATTATATTCAAGGGTATGTATGGGGTAAGCCTATGAATACAAGTGATGTGTTAAAGCTTATTGGAATAACTGAAGAATTATAA